Proteins encoded by one window of Candidatus Nealsonbacteria bacterium:
- the gap gene encoding type I glyceraldehyde-3-phosphate dehydrogenase, which translates to MMTRIAINGFGRIGRPTFKKILKDHPNLEIVAINDLTGTETLAHLLRYDSVYGIYSKQVKFTEDSLLINGTSDGKKIKVLAETDPAKLPWKNLDIDIVLECTGRFTNYEGAKRHLASGAKKVIISAPCKSPEVNMFVLGVNEEKYSPKEDNVISMASCTTNCLAPIAKVLNDNFKIIRGFITTCHSYTNDQRILDIAHKDLRRTRAAALNIIPTSTGAAKAIGSVIPELDGKLDGIAFRVPVPTVSILDLICEVEKKTTAQEVNYTFKKASKAENFKGILGIEDALLVSSDYIGNSFSAIVDSSLTMAKDSLVKVVAWYDNEWGYACRLAEFTEFVGKQL; encoded by the coding sequence ATTATGACAAGAATTGCTATAAATGGTTTTGGAAGGATAGGGCGTCCTACTTTCAAAAAGATTTTAAAAGACCACCCAAATTTGGAAATAGTGGCAATTAATGATTTAACAGGCACAGAGACCCTTGCTCATTTGTTAAGGTATGATTCTGTTTACGGGATTTATAGTAAACAAGTCAAATTTACTGAAGATTCTCTTTTGATCAATGGTACCAGTGATGGAAAAAAGATTAAGGTGTTAGCTGAGACCGACCCTGCAAAGCTTCCCTGGAAGAATCTGGACATAGATATTGTTTTAGAATGTACGGGCCGTTTTACTAATTATGAAGGAGCAAAAAGACATTTGGCTTCGGGCGCTAAAAAAGTCATTATTTCTGCTCCCTGTAAAAGCCCTGAAGTGAATATGTTTGTGTTAGGGGTTAATGAAGAGAAGTATAGTCCAAAAGAAGACAATGTAATTTCAATGGCTTCTTGCACAACTAATTGTTTGGCCCCGATAGCTAAAGTTTTAAATGATAATTTTAAAATAATTCGTGGTTTTATAACTACTTGCCATAGTTATACCAATGACCAGCGGATTTTAGACATAGCTCACAAAGATTTGAGAAGAACAAGAGCCGCAGCTTTAAATATTATTCCTACTTCTACAGGAGCTGCCAAAGCCATTGGTAGTGTTATTCCTGAGCTCGATGGTAAATTGGATGGTATTGCCTTTAGGGTTCCTGTTCCTACCGTTTCAATTTTAGACCTAATTTGTGAAGTAGAAAAGAAAACTACTGCCCAAGAAGTAAATTATACTTTCAAGAAGGCTTCAAAAGCTGAAAATTTCAAAGGTATTTTAGGGATAGAAGATGCTCTTTTAGTCTCTTCTGATTATATCGGCAATTCTTTTTCAGCTATTGTCGATAGTTCTTTAACTATGGCCAAAGATAGTCTAGTTAAGGTTGTTGCCTGGTACGACAACGAATGGGGATATGCGTGTCGTTTGGCCGAATTTACCGAATTTGTAGGAAAACAATTATAA
- the acs gene encoding acetate--CoA ligase, which yields MSAKNQKLIKKGDSYYPTKDFQKRAWVNDDSIYKEADQDPIEFWEKLAGELSWQKKWEKPFSHQPPYFKWFVGGKLNITENCLDRNLAKAKDKVALIWEPEPTGEKERKLTYQDLYKEVNKFANALKKMGVKKGDRVGIYLPMIPEVMIAMLACARIGAIHVVVFSAFSPQALRVRLQDTEAKILITADGYYRRGQVINLKKNADEGIKETKVDRAIVVKRAGNEISWQENRDFWWEDLIKTESDVCQPEIMDSEDILFILYTSGSTGKPKGCIHTCGGYTVQANFTGKWIFDLKKDDIFWSMADVGWITGHTYSCYSPLLNGITFVIFEGAPDWPNHDRWCQIIEKYGVTTFYTAPTAVRMFAKYGTELLKKYKFDTLQILGSVGEPIDDTAWHWYFKEVGKERCPIVDTWWQTETGGILITSLPGIGPFKPTLAGLPFPGIKVDILDEKGKSLPPNKEGNLVLLPPFSPGLLRGVYKNPEKYLKTYWSEYGQEIYFTSDAAYKDKAGLIRIVGRVDDVIKVAGHRVTTGELENAVAKHLDIIECAIIGVPDAIRGEVPVAFVVSKKDRKVKEIEKGVVDQIKREIGPIALPKKVYLVEDLPKTRSGKIMRRILRKLFTGEELGDLSTLANPESVEKLKKIIKA from the coding sequence ATGTCTGCCAAAAATCAAAAACTTATCAAAAAAGGTGATTCATACTATCCAACCAAAGATTTTCAAAAAAGAGCTTGGGTAAATGACGATTCAATTTATAAAGAGGCCGATCAAGACCCGATTGAATTTTGGGAGAAATTAGCAGGAGAACTTTCTTGGCAAAAGAAATGGGAAAAGCCATTTTCTCATCAGCCGCCATACTTTAAATGGTTTGTTGGAGGAAAACTGAACATTACTGAAAATTGTCTAGATAGGAACCTGGCAAAGGCAAAAGATAAAGTGGCTTTAATTTGGGAGCCAGAACCGACGGGGGAAAAAGAAAGAAAGCTAACCTACCAGGATCTATATAAAGAAGTTAATAAATTTGCCAACGCCTTAAAGAAAATGGGAGTGAAAAAAGGAGATAGAGTCGGAATTTATCTGCCAATGATTCCAGAGGTTATGATTGCTATGTTGGCTTGTGCCAGAATTGGCGCAATTCACGTTGTGGTGTTCTCGGCTTTTTCTCCCCAAGCTTTGAGGGTAAGACTGCAAGATACCGAAGCTAAAATTTTAATTACGGCCGATGGTTACTATAGAAGAGGTCAGGTTATTAATTTAAAGAAAAATGCTGACGAAGGAATTAAAGAAACAAAAGTAGATAGGGCAATAGTGGTAAAAAGGGCAGGTAATGAAATTTCTTGGCAGGAAAACCGAGATTTTTGGTGGGAAGATTTAATTAAAACAGAAAGCGATGTTTGTCAGCCAGAGATAATGGATTCAGAAGACATTTTATTTATCCTTTACACATCGGGCAGTACCGGTAAACCAAAAGGATGTATTCATACTTGCGGTGGTTATACGGTTCAGGCGAATTTTACCGGCAAATGGATATTTGATTTAAAAAAAGATGATATTTTTTGGTCAATGGCTGATGTCGGCTGGATAACGGGTCACACCTACAGTTGTTATAGCCCCCTGCTTAATGGAATAACTTTTGTAATTTTTGAAGGAGCGCCAGATTGGCCAAATCATGACAGATGGTGCCAAATAATTGAGAAGTATGGTGTGACAACTTTCTATACGGCTCCTACGGCTGTTCGGATGTTCGCAAAATACGGGACAGAGCTTCTCAAGAAATATAAATTTGATACCTTGCAAATTCTGGGTTCGGTAGGAGAACCCATAGATGATACTGCTTGGCATTGGTATTTTAAAGAAGTTGGCAAAGAAAGGTGTCCGATCGTAGATACCTGGTGGCAGACAGAAACCGGCGGGATTTTAATTACTTCACTACCCGGAATTGGCCCATTTAAACCGACCTTGGCAGGCTTGCCTTTTCCTGGTATTAAAGTTGATATCTTAGATGAAAAGGGAAAATCTCTGCCCCCAAATAAGGAGGGCAACTTGGTTCTTTTACCTCCTTTTTCTCCGGGATTATTAAGAGGAGTTTACAAAAATCCAGAGAAATATTTGAAAACTTACTGGTCAGAATATGGGCAGGAAATTTATTTTACTTCAGATGCAGCCTATAAAGATAAAGCAGGTCTTATTAGGATTGTCGGCAGGGTGGATGATGTTATTAAAGTAGCTGGTCATAGGGTAACCACAGGTGAGTTAGAAAATGCTGTTGCTAAACATTTAGATATTATAGAGTGTGCCATAATTGGCGTACCGGACGCAATAAGGGGAGAGGTACCGGTAGCTTTCGTGGTCTCAAAAAAGGACAGAAAAGTCAAAGAAATAGAAAAAGGGGTTGTTGATCAGATCAAAAGAGAGATAGGCCCTATTGCCCTGCCTAAGAAGGTTTATTTAGTAGAAGACTTGCCGAAAACAAGGTCTGGTAAAATTATGCGCAGAATCCTAAGAAAATTGTTCACCGGAGAAGAATTAGGGGATCTTTCTACTTTAGCTAATCCAGAAAGCGTAGAGAAATTAAAAAAAATTATTAAGGCATGA
- a CDS encoding phosphoenolpyruvate synthase, giving the protein MKKSKKDILWFKEISYGDILAVGGKNASLGEMYSQLTRKGVNIPDGFAVTTKAYWRFLKTNEIDKTLKDIFSSFAKSYGGQAGQNIRYLQKTGKKARGLILKSKFSEKFKREIAKAYSRLEKKYGRNCEVAVRSSGVAEDMPEASFAGQFETFLNVRGNNNLLVAIKKCFASNFNDRVMAYREEKGFSQLDLALSVGIQKMVRSDIASAGIIFTLDTETGFPNVILINSIYGVGEMVVKGKITPDEFFVFKPTLKKGYKSIIIKKLGRKTKKFIFARGGGLKEINVSQKDQKRFALTEKEALTLARWAIIIEDHYSELKKRWMPQDIEWAKDGKLNQLFITQSRPETIHASKKVQFYEEYKLRTTKKPIITGIAVGNKIGQGKVRVISDISKIHLFRKGEVLVTKMTDPDWVPIMRIASAIVTNEGSKTCHAAIISRELGIPCIVGTEKATQILKTGSMTTVDCTSGLEGKIFFGKTPFKVKRYNLKKIPELKTKIMVNLGTPDIAFKTSFLPNEGVGLARIEFILADKIKIHPLALYHFKKLKDKKLKRKIEKITFGYKDKRDYFVEKLAEGIAQISSAFFPKPVIVRLSDFKSNEYRELIGGELFEPEEANPMIGWRGASRYYNEKFKPAFQMECQAIIRARDKFGLKNIWAMVPFCRTVEEGKKVLSLMAKNGLKKGKDNLKVIVMCEIPSNVILADRFLKIFDGMSIGSNDLTQLTLGLDRDSALVASVGDERNEAVKNLVKIAIQECKRKKKYVGICGEAPSTFPEFAEFLVEQRIESISLNPDTVIPTILRLAKKEKQLKKSR; this is encoded by the coding sequence ATGAAAAAATCGAAAAAAGACATTCTATGGTTTAAAGAAATTAGTTATGGAGATATTCTTGCAGTTGGAGGGAAAAATGCCTCTTTGGGGGAGATGTATTCTCAGTTAACCAGAAAGGGAGTAAATATTCCAGATGGTTTCGCTGTTACAACTAAGGCCTATTGGCGCTTTTTGAAAACAAATGAGATAGACAAAACTTTAAAGGATATTTTTTCCTCCTTCGCCAAAAGCTACGGAGGACAGGCTGGACAGAATATTAGATATCTACAGAAGACAGGAAAGAAAGCTCGTGGCCTCATTTTAAAATCAAAATTTTCAGAAAAGTTTAAAAGAGAAATAGCCAAAGCTTACAGTAGACTGGAAAAAAAATACGGTAGAAATTGTGAGGTAGCGGTTAGATCTTCAGGGGTAGCAGAAGATATGCCAGAAGCTTCTTTTGCTGGTCAATTCGAGACTTTTTTAAATGTTAGAGGGAATAATAATTTACTGGTAGCTATCAAAAAATGTTTTGCCTCCAATTTTAATGATAGAGTGATGGCTTACCGGGAAGAAAAAGGCTTTTCCCAGTTAGACCTTGCTCTTTCGGTGGGAATTCAAAAGATGGTTCGTTCAGATATTGCTTCTGCCGGCATAATATTTACTCTGGATACTGAAACCGGCTTTCCCAATGTTATTTTAATAAATTCCATTTACGGGGTAGGGGAAATGGTTGTCAAAGGAAAGATTACCCCAGATGAATTTTTTGTTTTTAAACCAACCCTAAAGAAAGGATATAAATCCATTATCATTAAAAAGCTGGGAAGAAAAACTAAAAAATTCATTTTTGCCAGAGGCGGCGGGTTAAAAGAAATAAACGTTTCTCAAAAAGATCAGAAAAGATTTGCTTTAACCGAAAAAGAAGCCCTGACTTTAGCTCGTTGGGCCATAATAATCGAGGATCATTATTCCGAATTGAAGAAGAGATGGATGCCCCAAGATATTGAATGGGCAAAAGACGGTAAATTAAATCAATTATTTATTACTCAATCTCGGCCAGAAACAATCCATGCTTCAAAAAAAGTTCAATTTTATGAAGAATATAAATTGAGGACAACAAAAAAACCAATTATAACCGGGATAGCAGTAGGAAATAAAATTGGCCAGGGTAAAGTCAGAGTAATATCCGACATTTCAAAAATTCATCTTTTTCGAAAAGGAGAAGTTTTAGTTACTAAAATGACAGACCCTGACTGGGTGCCAATAATGAGAATAGCTTCAGCCATTGTTACCAATGAAGGCTCAAAAACCTGCCATGCAGCCATTATTTCAAGGGAGCTAGGAATTCCTTGTATTGTTGGCACAGAGAAGGCCACTCAAATTCTAAAAACTGGCAGTATGACGACAGTTGATTGTACTTCGGGCCTGGAAGGAAAAATATTTTTTGGCAAAACGCCCTTTAAGGTCAAAAGATACAATCTTAAGAAAATCCCAGAACTAAAAACAAAAATAATGGTAAACCTTGGAACTCCTGATATTGCTTTTAAAACATCTTTTTTACCAAATGAAGGAGTAGGGCTAGCTCGAATTGAATTTATCTTGGCTGATAAAATTAAGATTCATCCTCTTGCTCTTTATCACTTTAAAAAATTAAAAGATAAAAAACTGAAAAGAAAAATCGAGAAAATTACCTTTGGATACAAAGACAAGAGAGATTATTTCGTTGAAAAATTAGCTGAAGGCATTGCCCAAATAAGCTCGGCTTTCTTTCCAAAGCCAGTGATTGTCAGATTATCTGATTTCAAATCGAACGAATATCGGGAATTAATTGGAGGTGAGCTTTTTGAGCCAGAAGAGGCAAATCCCATGATTGGCTGGCGGGGAGCTTCAAGGTACTATAATGAGAAATTCAAGCCTGCCTTCCAAATGGAATGCCAAGCGATAATCAGAGCAAGAGACAAATTTGGTCTTAAAAATATCTGGGCAATGGTGCCTTTTTGTAGAACAGTTGAAGAAGGGAAGAAAGTCTTAAGCTTAATGGCAAAAAATGGACTGAAAAAGGGGAAAGACAATCTAAAGGTTATTGTGATGTGTGAGATTCCGTCAAATGTTATTTTGGCTGATCGGTTTCTCAAAATTTTTGATGGTATGAGCATTGGTTCAAACGATTTAACCCAGCTTACTTTGGGTTTAGACAGAGATTCAGCTTTAGTGGCTTCAGTGGGTGACGAAAGAAATGAAGCCGTGAAGAATTTAGTTAAGATAGCAATCCAAGAATGTAAAAGGAAGAAAAAATATGTGGGAATTTGTGGTGAGGCTCCCAGTACCTTCCCGGAATTTGCAGAATTCCTTGTCGAACAAAGGATTGAATCAATATCTTTAAATCCCGATACCGTTATTCCTACTATTTTAAGATTAGCCAAAAAAGAAAAACAACTTAAAAAAAGTCGATAG
- a CDS encoding fructose 1,6-bisphosphatase, whose translation MAKITLSIIKADIGSIGGHIKPSQKLVETVENYVKKKGKGLFIDYYIGFTGDDIAILSTHQRGVLDEKVHKLCWDAFITGTEMAKSQGLYGAGQDLLKDTFSGNVKGMGPAIAEMEIEERPAEPFLFFAADKTDPGTYNLPLYLTFTDPMHNAGFMLSPQIKKGFKFFIMDVSYTKADKVIELNAPEEIYDIAALLRDPGRFVVESIWSRATNEQAAVVSTTRLHNIAGKYVGKDDPVMLVRSQKNFPATGEILSPYAISPYVAGFMRGSHVGPLMPVKKNSPISFFDGPPIVSCLAFCVKDGKLTEPADAFDQPFWDYIRNKTSRKAEEIRRQGFYGQAMLPFTELEYTGITETLEELEKRFIIRKK comes from the coding sequence ATGGCGAAAATTACTTTATCAATAATTAAGGCAGATATCGGAAGTATTGGCGGGCATATCAAACCCAGCCAAAAATTGGTTGAAACAGTTGAAAATTATGTGAAAAAAAAAGGCAAAGGATTGTTCATCGATTACTATATTGGTTTTACCGGTGACGATATTGCTATTTTAAGTACTCATCAGAGGGGGGTTTTAGATGAAAAAGTGCACAAACTTTGTTGGGATGCTTTTATAACTGGAACGGAAATGGCGAAAAGTCAGGGTCTTTATGGGGCAGGTCAGGATTTATTAAAAGATACTTTTTCTGGAAACGTTAAAGGAATGGGGCCGGCTATCGCTGAAATGGAAATTGAAGAAAGGCCAGCCGAACCTTTTCTTTTCTTTGCTGCAGATAAAACCGACCCCGGGACTTATAATTTGCCATTATACTTAACCTTTACTGACCCGATGCATAATGCGGGCTTCATGCTTTCTCCTCAAATAAAAAAGGGTTTTAAATTTTTCATTATGGATGTTAGTTATACTAAAGCTGATAAGGTTATTGAATTGAACGCCCCAGAAGAAATATATGATATTGCAGCTCTCTTGAGAGATCCAGGAAGATTTGTGGTAGAGTCAATTTGGTCAAGAGCTACAAACGAGCAAGCAGCAGTTGTCAGCACCACAAGATTACATAATATCGCTGGAAAATATGTTGGTAAAGACGATCCGGTAATGCTAGTAAGAAGCCAAAAAAACTTTCCAGCTACGGGCGAGATCCTTTCTCCCTATGCTATATCGCCCTATGTTGCAGGCTTTATGCGTGGTTCTCATGTAGGACCTTTAATGCCGGTCAAAAAGAACTCTCCAATTTCATTTTTCGATGGACCACCAATAGTTTCTTGTTTAGCCTTTTGCGTAAAAGACGGTAAATTGACAGAACCAGCCGATGCTTTCGATCAGCCTTTTTGGGACTATATCAGAAACAAGACCTCTCGGAAGGCTGAAGAGATAAGGAGACAAGGATTTTATGGCCAGGCTATGCTCCCTTTCACCGAATTAGAATATACCGGCATTACTGAAACTTTAGAAGAATTGGAAAAAAGATTTATCATTAGAAAAAAATAA
- a CDS encoding ferredoxin — MTKIIQEREKCIGCGSCVVLCPKFWEMDEDGKSNLKEGRKNSEGNYELEVEEIECNQEAADSCPVQIIHIIKK, encoded by the coding sequence ATGACGAAGATAATTCAGGAACGTGAAAAATGCATTGGATGTGGTTCTTGCGTAGTTTTGTGCCCGAAATTTTGGGAGATGGACGAAGATGGAAAGAGCAATTTGAAAGAGGGAAGAAAAAATTCAGAAGGGAATTATGAGCTGGAGGTAGAAGAAATAGAATGCAATCAGGAGGCTGCCGATAGCTGCCCGGTCCAGATAATTCATATTATTAAAAAATAG
- a CDS encoding 50S ribosomal protein L25 — protein MLILSAKIRQDTKKKAKALKEKGLLAAVVYGPKLKTLSLEVDLKEFKKTYKEAGESSLIKLRLPGLKKEYPVLIYEIQKDSISDEPIHVDFYQTSLTKEVEAEVPLAFEGEAKAVKELGGTLVRNISELRVKSLPQNLPKEIKVSIESLKTFEDKILIQDLKLPKEIKILKEPDEVIVLVTPPEKVEEELEKPVEEKVEEIKIAGKEEKTEGEERIESSEQ, from the coding sequence ATGCTTATTCTCTCAGCAAAAATTCGCCAAGACACCAAGAAAAAAGCAAAAGCCCTTAAAGAAAAGGGCCTTTTAGCTGCTGTGGTTTATGGGCCAAAATTGAAAACTCTTTCCCTGGAGGTTGACCTTAAGGAGTTTAAAAAAACATATAAAGAGGCGGGAGAAAGCTCTTTAATTAAATTACGACTACCGGGGCTAAAAAAAGAGTATCCTGTCTTAATTTACGAAATTCAAAAGGATTCTATTTCAGATGAGCCAATTCATGTTGATTTTTACCAGACCTCTCTTACTAAAGAGGTTGAGGCCGAGGTTCCTTTGGCTTTTGAAGGAGAGGCTAAGGCTGTTAAGGAATTAGGGGGGACTTTGGTTAGAAATATTTCAGAGCTTAGAGTAAAATCCTTACCCCAAAATCTTCCCAAAGAAATTAAAGTTTCGATTGAAAGTTTAAAAACTTTTGAAGATAAAATTCTAATTCAGGATTTAAAGCTGCCAAAAGAAATAAAAATTCTGAAAGAGCCAGATGAAGTTATAGTTTTAGTTACTCCGCCAGAAAAAGTTGAAGAAGAATTAGAAAAACCGGTTGAAGAGAAGGTGGAAGAAATTAAAATAGCGGGAAAAGAAGAGAAGACAGAGGGAGAAGAGAGGATTGAAAGCAGCGAACAATAA